CATCGCCTCGCGCGACACGCTGGTGAAGGAGGGGGCTCGCGTGCTCGGCGACGGCGTGCCGAAGATCGGTGCCCACGGCAAGCCGGTGTTGTTCCTGCACCCGAAGGATTTTTCCGGGGCGCTGGTCGAAATCGAGCAGGCGTAAGGCCGTCCCATGGCCATCCAGATATCGACCGCGATCGCGATCTACTTCGTCATCTGGTGGGTCGCGCTGTTCCTGACGCTGCCGTTCGGCGTGCGCAGCCAGCACGAGGACGGCGTCGGCGCGCCCGGCACCGACCCCGGTGCCCCGATCCTGACCCGGATGGGCCGCAAGCTGATCTGGACCACGATCATCTCTGCGATCATCTATGGCCTCGGCATGATCGCCTTCAACGCCGGCTATCTCTCGATCGAGCGCCTGTCGAAACTGATGGGAATGCCGTTTTAGTCGCCTTTGCTGACGACATTTTTGGGGGACACATGACTTTTCAGAGGATCGTCATTGCGCTTCTGGTGCTGATCGTCGCAGGGCTCGGCGCCGTCGGCTATATCGAATGGAAGATGGCCGTGCAGGTGCGGACGCTGAAGGCATTCGTCGAGGGCTATGTC
The nucleotide sequence above comes from Bradyrhizobium sp. NDS-1. Encoded proteins:
- a CDS encoding DUF1467 family protein; protein product: MAIQISTAIAIYFVIWWVALFLTLPFGVRSQHEDGVGAPGTDPGAPILTRMGRKLIWTTIISAIIYGLGMIAFNAGYLSIERLSKLMGMPF